The Petropleomorpha daqingensis genome includes a window with the following:
- a CDS encoding alpha/beta hydrolase — translation MPTAEDVEFLISGDALRGKLFRPDDAPQPPPVVILQGGLGGPAESNWEMAAAFADAGLAVLSYDHRGTGYSDGQPRQQFDPWQQCRDLRDVITHLTLREDVDAGRLGLWGVSIGGANSMFVAATDRRVGAVVSIIPPVSGWSARALQPPETLAELEALIPLDRQARLRGEPAATIRLHGEPEPGRPVMFSDHEGLEFVTKRIHHLPSFRNEITVSTLDHLFEMEVRAYAERITAPLLMVLASEDTVAPVGEAREMFARVPEPKELVEYDGQHYEILSNHFPEIIARSAGWLGSIL, via the coding sequence GTGCCCACCGCAGAAGACGTCGAGTTCCTGATCTCGGGGGATGCCCTGAGGGGCAAGCTGTTCCGCCCCGACGACGCCCCCCAACCGCCGCCCGTGGTGATCCTGCAGGGCGGCCTCGGTGGGCCCGCCGAGTCCAACTGGGAGATGGCCGCGGCCTTCGCCGACGCCGGCCTCGCCGTCCTCTCCTACGACCACCGGGGCACCGGCTACAGCGACGGGCAGCCGCGCCAGCAGTTCGACCCGTGGCAGCAGTGCCGAGACCTGCGCGACGTGATCACCCACCTGACCCTGCGCGAGGACGTCGACGCCGGTCGCCTGGGCCTCTGGGGCGTCAGCATCGGGGGCGCCAACTCGATGTTCGTCGCCGCGACCGACCGCCGGGTCGGCGCGGTGGTCAGCATCATCCCGCCGGTGAGCGGGTGGAGCGCCCGCGCGCTGCAGCCGCCCGAGACCCTCGCCGAGCTCGAGGCGCTCATCCCGCTCGACCGCCAGGCACGGCTGCGCGGGGAACCGGCCGCCACGATCCGGCTGCACGGCGAGCCCGAGCCGGGCCGGCCGGTGATGTTCAGCGACCACGAGGGCCTGGAGTTCGTCACGAAGCGGATCCACCACCTGCCGAGCTTCCGCAACGAGATCACCGTCTCGACCCTGGACCACCTCTTCGAGATGGAGGTCCGGGCCTACGCCGAGCGCATCACCGCGCCGCTGCTCATGGTGCTGGCCTCCGAGGACACGGTGGCGCCGGTGGGGGAGGCCCGCGAGATGTTCGCGCGGGTGCCGGAGCCGAAGGAGCTGGTCGAGTACGACGGCCAGCACTACGAGATCCTGTCGAACCACTTCCCGGAGATCATCGCGCGCTCGGCCGGCTGGCTCGGCTCGATCCTGTGA
- a CDS encoding FAD-dependent oxidoreductase, producing MSFHVLIAGGGIGGLCLAQGLRTAGISCAVYEAGTGIGRAGYRLHMNALGGRALQQCLPENLFELYLQTSRRTPRREMYVRLDRYGRELGARPHIGPPNDPVRPHTAVNRRTLRQILAVGLDDVLHFGHPVAGFDDDDDGVRLLFEDGSSVTGDVLVAADGIHSAIREQLLPAVRIMDPGMRGMWSTAPLTEELAAVLPEGVFDGFSTVDNLDGTMFAVGVYDPRRPIAEAVAELAPGAAVDDVAPYVMVTHGNGIAMPNRVALPDFDGTPLEELHALMRRHIEGAHPGLVELVDRIDLSTLSPLAVRYLEPADPWPTSRVTLLGDAIHAMPPSFGAGANSALRDAGELTRALTDVASGRRPLLEALAQYEAEMRAEIFPILRASADPGAVQSDDMPDLSPSGR from the coding sequence ATGTCGTTCCACGTCCTGATCGCCGGAGGCGGCATCGGCGGGCTCTGCCTCGCCCAGGGGCTGCGCACGGCGGGCATCAGCTGTGCCGTGTACGAGGCGGGCACCGGCATCGGCCGCGCCGGCTACCGGCTGCACATGAACGCCCTCGGCGGGCGGGCCCTCCAGCAGTGCCTGCCCGAGAACCTCTTCGAGCTGTACCTGCAGACCTCGCGGCGCACCCCGCGCCGGGAGATGTACGTGCGGCTCGACCGGTACGGCCGCGAGCTCGGCGCCCGCCCGCACATCGGGCCGCCCAACGACCCGGTCCGCCCGCACACCGCGGTCAACCGGCGCACCCTGCGGCAGATCCTGGCGGTCGGTCTCGACGACGTCCTGCACTTCGGCCACCCCGTGGCCGGCTTCGACGACGACGACGACGGTGTGCGGCTGCTCTTCGAGGACGGGTCCTCGGTGACCGGCGACGTCCTCGTCGCGGCCGACGGCATCCACTCCGCGATCCGCGAGCAGCTGCTGCCCGCGGTGCGCATCATGGACCCCGGCATGCGCGGCATGTGGTCGACGGCGCCGCTGACCGAGGAGCTCGCCGCGGTCCTGCCCGAGGGCGTCTTCGACGGGTTCTCCACCGTCGACAACCTGGACGGGACGATGTTCGCCGTCGGGGTGTACGACCCGCGCCGGCCGATCGCCGAGGCGGTGGCAGAGCTCGCACCCGGTGCGGCCGTCGACGACGTCGCCCCCTACGTCATGGTCACCCACGGCAACGGCATCGCGATGCCCAACCGGGTCGCCCTCCCCGACTTCGACGGCACTCCGCTCGAGGAGCTGCACGCGCTGATGCGCCGCCACATCGAGGGGGCGCACCCCGGGCTCGTGGAGCTGGTCGACCGCATCGACCTGTCCACGTTGTCCCCGCTGGCCGTCCGGTACCTGGAGCCCGCCGACCCCTGGCCGACCAGCCGGGTCACGCTCCTCGGCGACGCCATCCACGCGATGCCGCCCAGCTTCGGGGCCGGCGCCAACTCCGCCCTGCGGGACGCCGGCGAGCTGACCCGGGCGCTCACCGACGTCGCGAGCGGTCGCCGTCCGCTGCTGGAGGCGCTCGCCCAGTACGAGGCCGAGATGCGCGCGGAGATCTTCCCGATCCTGCGCGCCTCCGCCGACCCCGGTGCCGTCCAGTCCGACGACATGCCCGACCTGTCCCCGTCCGGCCGCTGA
- a CDS encoding LysR family transcriptional regulator: MGLDLNLLISLDALLQERSVSRAAVRLGLSQPTLSTALARLRRHYGDELLSRIGNSYTLTPLAERLLESTGQALAWTDRVFDTRPDFEPGDADHEFAIVVSDAQLPIFGRELADLVQAEAPGVRLRFVHSTARMVVQAHEELRTVDALVLPQGILSDVPSLDLYRDHWVCVVSADGSRRLDPADLAARPWVLPYHPRMPALSALHRLQASGVEPRAEISTEDFLAIPHLVRGTDRIGLMPERVARLASSQSAVAVAEIPFELGMLVEALWWHPMHERDPAHRWLRQVAVRAAERVDRAA; this comes from the coding sequence GTGGGGCTGGATCTGAACCTGCTGATCTCGCTGGACGCCCTGTTGCAGGAGCGGAGCGTGAGCCGGGCCGCCGTCCGGCTCGGGTTGAGCCAGCCGACGCTGAGCACGGCGCTGGCCCGGCTGCGGCGGCACTACGGGGACGAGCTGCTGTCGCGGATCGGGAACAGCTACACGCTCACCCCGCTCGCCGAGCGCCTCCTCGAGTCGACCGGCCAGGCCCTGGCGTGGACCGACCGCGTGTTCGACACCCGCCCCGACTTCGAGCCCGGGGATGCCGACCACGAGTTCGCGATCGTGGTGTCCGATGCCCAGCTGCCGATCTTCGGGCGGGAACTGGCGGACCTGGTGCAGGCGGAGGCCCCGGGCGTGCGCCTGCGGTTCGTGCACAGCACGGCGCGGATGGTGGTGCAGGCGCACGAGGAGCTGCGCACCGTCGACGCGCTGGTGCTCCCGCAGGGGATCCTCTCCGACGTCCCGAGCCTCGACCTGTACCGCGACCACTGGGTGTGCGTGGTCTCCGCCGACGGTTCACGGCGGCTCGATCCCGCCGACCTCGCCGCGCGCCCGTGGGTGCTCCCCTACCACCCCCGGATGCCGGCGCTGTCCGCGCTGCACCGGTTGCAGGCGTCCGGCGTCGAGCCGCGCGCGGAGATCTCCACCGAGGACTTCCTCGCCATCCCGCACCTGGTCAGGGGCACCGACCGGATCGGCCTGATGCCGGAGCGGGTCGCCCGTCTCGCGTCGTCGCAGAGCGCCGTCGCGGTGGCCGAGATCCCGTTCGAGCTCGGCATGCTGGTCGAGGCGCTCTGGTGGCATCCGATGCACGAGCGCGACCCGGCGCACCGGTGGCTGCGGCAGGTCGCCGTCCGGGCTGCCGAACGCGTGGACCGGGCGGCTTAG
- a CDS encoding glycosyl hydrolase, whose translation MNTEQLWNGFRSPPDEARPRAWWHWMDGNVDPAGIRLDLEWLHRVGVRGVQMFSGGMGTPLVVPEYVHQGSPAWRDAVRLAADLTRRLGLEFAVATSAGWSAAGGPWVAPRDAMKKVVWSATAVDGGRAVEQRLAPLPDVAGPYQDCPRWGADPGEHRYAQDWLVVAVPAEQVPAPLRPRSVTTCTPAGDWGCLLDGGFAETLSLPRDPDGPSTAWVEQLFDEPVEVGAVTVGLPGPSGFAAAPPASAVLEASDDGVEYRFVANVDPAGSLYRAVPVRTVAFPPVTARRFRLVLTGESAATALPRVAEGVQLPPILRRVSEFLVSEFALFDGGRVHQAEVKAGFAAATDYYALDTDPAAGTRALDPARVVDVTRFVGADGVLRWDAPDGTWSVLRFGASPTGQTNAPAPPDATGLEVDKLDAAKVREYLSTYLELFEGVALDALLSDSIEAGPQNHTDRLRERFADLRGYDLAPWLPALAGLVVGDARRTDAFLWDFRQTIADLLAGEYYGTLAQEAHDRGLVYYAEALEDRRPQLGNDLAMRSHADVPMGAMWLFDPGTGEPASTYLADLKGASSVAHVHGKRFTGAESMTAFQRPWSYTPKRLKHIADLELALGVTRFCIHTSPHQPTQVPPPGIGLAPFLGQTFIRTEPWAELAGPWIDYLARCSWLLNQGVPAVDVAVFIGEEGPVTGLFGDEPDRSVPAGFDFDYVDLDGLERRFTVVDGALAAGETRYRLLYLGGSSARMTVRALRCLAALVADGATVVGRRPAGSPSLADDEAEHARLCDEIWSADAVLDTDDLGAALDRSGLRPSLVVEGADLLRIGRRIDGAELVFLANPSPEPVTVKVATTWAESPVVWDPVTLRREALDGDRLELPALGSVFLLPGGTVDEPRAADDELALDGGWSLSLPGRPAVDLPGGPRPWTELGPEAAGFAGVGTYATEVELAHAGVAVLRLGDVGDLARVRVNGTDCGVVWTEPWQLDVTAALRPGPNRIEVEVANAWMNRLIAEADAPTGEIFAPVAAVYAPDAPMQECGLRGPVVLRFG comes from the coding sequence GTGAACACCGAGCAGCTCTGGAACGGGTTCCGCTCGCCGCCCGACGAGGCCCGGCCGCGGGCCTGGTGGCACTGGATGGACGGCAACGTCGACCCGGCGGGGATCCGCCTGGACCTCGAGTGGCTGCACCGCGTCGGCGTGCGCGGTGTGCAGATGTTCAGCGGCGGCATGGGCACGCCGCTCGTCGTCCCCGAGTACGTGCACCAGGGCTCGCCCGCCTGGCGGGACGCCGTGCGGCTCGCCGCCGACTTGACGCGCCGGCTGGGGCTGGAATTCGCCGTCGCCACCTCGGCCGGCTGGAGCGCCGCCGGCGGCCCCTGGGTCGCACCGCGCGACGCCATGAAGAAGGTCGTCTGGTCGGCGACGGCGGTCGACGGCGGCCGGGCGGTGGAGCAACGCCTGGCGCCGCTGCCCGACGTCGCGGGGCCGTACCAGGACTGCCCGCGGTGGGGTGCCGACCCCGGCGAGCACCGGTACGCCCAGGACTGGCTCGTGGTGGCCGTGCCGGCGGAGCAGGTCCCGGCACCCCTGCGGCCGCGCTCGGTCACCACCTGCACCCCGGCCGGCGACTGGGGCTGCCTGCTCGACGGCGGGTTCGCCGAGACGCTGTCGCTGCCGCGGGATCCCGACGGGCCGTCGACGGCGTGGGTCGAGCAGCTCTTCGACGAGCCGGTGGAGGTCGGCGCGGTCACGGTCGGGCTGCCGGGGCCGAGCGGCTTCGCCGCCGCACCGCCGGCCTCGGCGGTGCTCGAGGCCAGCGACGACGGCGTCGAGTACCGGTTCGTGGCGAACGTCGACCCGGCCGGCTCGCTCTACCGGGCCGTCCCGGTGCGGACGGTGGCCTTCCCGCCGGTGACCGCGCGCCGGTTCCGGCTGGTGCTGACCGGCGAGAGCGCCGCGACCGCGCTGCCCCGGGTCGCCGAGGGGGTGCAGCTGCCGCCGATCCTGCGCCGGGTCTCGGAGTTCCTCGTGTCCGAGTTCGCGCTGTTCGATGGTGGACGCGTGCACCAGGCCGAGGTCAAGGCCGGCTTCGCCGCCGCCACCGACTACTACGCGCTCGACACCGACCCGGCCGCGGGGACCCGCGCGCTCGACCCGGCCCGGGTCGTCGACGTCACCCGGTTCGTCGGTGCGGACGGCGTGCTGCGCTGGGACGCCCCGGACGGGACCTGGTCCGTCCTCCGGTTCGGCGCGTCGCCGACCGGCCAGACCAACGCGCCCGCCCCGCCCGACGCGACCGGCCTCGAGGTCGACAAGCTCGACGCGGCGAAGGTCCGCGAGTACCTGTCCACCTACCTGGAGCTGTTCGAGGGCGTGGCGCTCGACGCCCTGCTCAGCGACAGCATCGAGGCCGGGCCGCAGAACCACACCGACCGGTTGCGCGAGCGGTTCGCCGACCTGCGCGGCTACGACCTCGCGCCGTGGCTGCCGGCCCTGGCGGGACTGGTGGTCGGGGACGCCCGGCGCACCGATGCGTTCCTGTGGGACTTCCGGCAGACGATCGCCGACCTGCTCGCCGGCGAGTACTACGGCACGCTCGCGCAGGAGGCGCACGACCGCGGGCTCGTCTACTACGCCGAGGCCCTGGAGGACCGCCGTCCGCAGCTCGGCAACGACCTGGCCATGCGCAGCCACGCCGACGTGCCCATGGGCGCGATGTGGCTGTTCGACCCCGGCACCGGCGAGCCGGCGTCCACCTACCTCGCCGACCTGAAGGGCGCCTCGTCGGTCGCGCACGTGCACGGCAAGCGGTTCACCGGCGCCGAGTCGATGACCGCCTTCCAGCGCCCGTGGAGCTACACCCCGAAACGGCTCAAGCACATCGCCGACCTCGAGCTCGCGCTCGGCGTGACCCGGTTCTGCATCCACACCTCGCCGCACCAGCCCACGCAGGTGCCGCCGCCCGGCATCGGGCTGGCGCCCTTCCTCGGCCAGACGTTCATCCGCACCGAGCCCTGGGCCGAGCTGGCCGGGCCGTGGATCGACTACCTCGCCCGTTGCTCGTGGCTGCTCAACCAGGGCGTGCCCGCGGTCGACGTCGCCGTGTTCATCGGCGAGGAAGGGCCGGTGACCGGCCTGTTCGGCGACGAGCCGGACCGCAGCGTCCCGGCCGGGTTCGACTTCGACTACGTCGACCTCGACGGGCTCGAGCGGCGGTTCACGGTGGTCGACGGCGCGCTCGCCGCGGGGGAGACGCGCTACAGGTTGCTCTACCTCGGCGGCAGCAGCGCGCGGATGACCGTGCGGGCGCTGCGGTGCCTCGCCGCCCTGGTCGCCGACGGCGCGACCGTCGTGGGCCGGCGTCCGGCCGGGTCGCCCTCGCTGGCGGACGACGAGGCCGAGCACGCCCGCCTCTGCGACGAGATCTGGTCCGCCGACGCCGTCCTGGACACCGATGACCTCGGCGCCGCCCTCGACCGGTCGGGGCTGCGGCCGTCGCTGGTCGTCGAGGGCGCCGACCTGCTCCGGATCGGCCGGCGGATCGACGGCGCCGAGCTCGTGTTCCTCGCCAACCCCTCGCCGGAGCCCGTGACCGTGAAGGTGGCGACGACGTGGGCCGAGAGCCCGGTCGTCTGGGACCCGGTCACCCTCCGGCGCGAGGCCCTCGACGGCGACCGGCTGGAGCTGCCGGCCCTCGGCTCGGTCTTCCTGCTCCCCGGGGGAACGGTCGACGAGCCCCGTGCCGCGGACGACGAGCTGGCCCTGGACGGCGGCTGGTCGCTGTCCCTGCCCGGTCGGCCCGCGGTGGACCTGCCCGGCGGCCCGCGCCCGTGGACCGAGCTCGGACCGGAGGCAGCGGGGTTCGCGGGTGTAGGCACTTATGCGACCGAGGTGGAGCTGGCCCACGCCGGAGTCGCGGTGCTGCGTCTCGGCGACGTCGGCGACCTCGCCCGCGTCCGCGTCAACGGCACCGACTGCGGCGTCGTCTGGACCGAACCGTGGCAGCTCGACGTGACCGCCGCGCTGCGACCCGGCCCCAACAGGATCGAGGTCGAGGTCGCCAACGCCTGGATGAACCGGCTGATCGCCGAGGCGGACGCCCCCACCGGCGAGATCTTCGCGCCGGTGGCCGCGGTGTACGCCCCGGACGCCCCGATGCAGGAGTGCGGCCTGCGCGGCCCCGTCGTCCTCCGGTTCGGCTAA
- a CDS encoding MFS transporter has product MSSSSRPHLRLLFVSLVVVTLLSAMDATIVATALPSIVADLGGERQIGWVFAAYTLAMTVSMPVFGRLGDLRGRRTLYLASIAAFVLASVLCGFALDLGQLIALRFVQGVAGGGLLVLGQAVVADAVPARERPRFLAPIASVFAIASVVSPLLGGGLTDTVGWRWIFWVNAPIGAFALALAVVSVPRRTPERTGERLDVPGAALLTVWVTATVLVGAWGGTTFPWTSPAILATAAVAVVVFALFVRRSRRHRHPIVPLSMFGSRTVVVCSALGIVVGFAVFGMVGYLPGLMQAAYGLPATVAGTVILPLVLGLLAAGLWSGRRTARTGTYRWYPVAGCAVAAAGMTGLALLRPSTPPVLVGVYAGLVGLGVGAFNQVTTVAVQDVVPSRMVGTATSAVALIRELGVTVGAAALGGLLSGRLLAGLGPRASLARLSPDQLRALPAGTRHAYAAAYLSAFTPLMAGLAVLFVAGLAVACFLPDRRLGAGVHDEDGVLTA; this is encoded by the coding sequence GTGTCCTCGTCCTCGCGCCCCCACCTCCGCCTGCTGTTCGTGTCGCTGGTGGTGGTCACCCTGCTCTCCGCCATGGACGCGACCATCGTCGCGACCGCGCTGCCCTCGATCGTGGCCGACCTGGGCGGCGAGCGGCAGATCGGCTGGGTGTTCGCCGCCTACACGCTCGCCATGACCGTCTCCATGCCGGTGTTCGGCCGGCTCGGCGACCTGCGCGGTCGCCGCACCCTCTACCTCGCGTCGATCGCGGCGTTCGTGCTGGCGTCGGTGCTGTGCGGCTTCGCCCTCGACCTCGGCCAGCTGATCGCGCTGCGCTTCGTGCAGGGCGTCGCGGGCGGCGGCCTGCTCGTGCTCGGCCAGGCCGTGGTCGCCGACGCCGTCCCGGCTCGCGAGCGGCCGCGGTTCCTCGCCCCGATCGCGTCGGTCTTCGCCATCGCCAGCGTCGTGTCGCCGCTGCTCGGCGGCGGGCTGACCGACACCGTCGGCTGGCGCTGGATCTTCTGGGTGAACGCGCCGATCGGCGCCTTCGCGCTGGCCCTGGCCGTCGTCTCGGTGCCCCGCCGGACCCCGGAGCGCACCGGCGAGCGCCTCGACGTCCCCGGTGCCGCCCTGCTGACGGTCTGGGTCACGGCCACGGTCCTCGTCGGGGCGTGGGGCGGGACCACGTTCCCGTGGACGTCGCCGGCGATCCTGGCCACCGCGGCGGTCGCGGTCGTCGTCTTCGCGCTGTTCGTGCGGCGCTCCCGCCGGCACCGCCACCCGATCGTGCCGCTGTCGATGTTCGGCAGCCGGACCGTCGTCGTCTGCAGCGCGCTCGGCATCGTGGTCGGGTTCGCCGTCTTCGGGATGGTGGGGTACCTGCCCGGCCTCATGCAGGCGGCCTACGGCCTGCCGGCCACCGTCGCCGGGACGGTGATCCTGCCGCTCGTCCTCGGCCTGCTGGCGGCCGGCCTGTGGTCGGGACGGCGGACGGCGCGCACCGGCACCTACCGCTGGTACCCCGTCGCCGGCTGCGCGGTCGCGGCCGCGGGCATGACCGGCCTGGCGCTCCTGCGCCCGTCGACCCCGCCGGTGCTGGTCGGCGTGTACGCCGGTCTGGTGGGGCTCGGGGTGGGCGCGTTCAACCAGGTCACCACGGTGGCGGTCCAGGACGTCGTCCCGTCGCGGATGGTCGGGACGGCGACCTCGGCCGTGGCGCTGATCCGGGAGCTCGGCGTCACCGTGGGTGCCGCGGCGCTGGGCGGCCTGCTGTCGGGCCGCCTGCTGGCCGGTCTCGGCCCGCGCGCGTCGCTCGCCCGCCTCTCGCCCGACCAGCTCCGGGCGCTGCCGGCCGGAACGCGGCACGCCTACGCCGCCGCCTACCTCTCCGCCTTCACCCCGCTCATGGCCGGTCTCGCGGTGCTCTTCGTCGCGGGCCTGGCCGTGGCCTGCTTCCTGCCCGACCGGCGCCTCGGCGCGGGCGTCCACGACGAGGATGGTGTGCTGACCGCGTGA